Genomic window (Cellulosilyticum lentocellum DSM 5427):
AACGTGCATCCTAAATAATCACCAATCTTACACTGATTATAGTTCACAATAACTTCTCTTACCCTTTCTGCATGGGTAATCGGTACATAAACTTGACACTTACATAACTTCTCTTGCTTTGTCATTTGAAGAACTTCAACTTCCTTTAATCCTAAGCCTGCACATAAATAATCATTTAATCCACCTTCAGCTATATCATAGTTCGTATGCATGGCATAAACTGCTATATTGGCCTTAATCAGCTTAGCAATTATTTTACCTGTTTTAGAATCTAAATCAACAGACTTCAATGGTTTAAAAAAAAATGGATGATGAGTGATAATACAATCTGCCTGAATCTGAATGGCCTCTTCTACTACTTCTTCATTTAAGTCAAGTGCACATAAAACCTTACTAATTTCTTGCTGCCCGCTTCCTAGCATTAACCCTACTGCATCCCAAGACTCTGCTAATTCTATTGGTGCCAACTTTTCCAAAGTAATTATTATTTCTTTTAAAATAGGCATGCCATCACCTCCCGATGCATTGCTAATTCCTTAGCTAATTCTTGCTTACGTTTAACAACACTCTCTGATTCTTTATCTTGAAGCGCCGCACTAATTTCTTCTAGCTTTTCTTCCTTCTTAACAAGCCATTCTTTAAACACAGGCAAACCTTTTTCAATTAAGCATTTTCCATAGACATACTCATATGTATGCGCATAATGTTCATTTCCTGGAACAGCCACAATAACAGTATAATACTTATCATCATCAATTACAAAATCTTCATCTTCTATACGAAAACCTATCTGATGTAAATATCTTCTCACCTCATCAATATCCTGTTGGGGTTGAAGTATCAGCTTTCTTATACCACTTACAAGTTTCTTAGCTCGTTCTAAAATATCGATAATGAGATAACCACCCATACCAGAAATCATAATCACATCACCATCTTCTTCACAAACACCTTCTAACCCATTAGTTTGCTTTAAACGAATTTGATGAATATGATGTTGTTTTATATTATGAGCCGCTTTTTTTAATGGGCCTGCATTAATGTCTGTAGCTAAACAGCTTACCGCCCTATTATTTTTAATTAAATAAATAGGTATATAGGCATGGTCTGTTCCTACATCTATAACTCTGCTCCCTTGTGGAACATATTGCACTAAAGCTGATAAACGCGTTGATAATTGCACTGTAACACCTCTTCAAATCTTTTACATTTTAATTTTTAATAAGAAAAGAGAAGTTGACTAAGCAACTTCTACTTTTTAAGTTTTATTCGAGATAATCTTTTAATTTCTTACTTCTACTTGGATGACGAAGTTTTCTTAATGCCTTAGCTTCAATTTGACGAATACGTTCTCTTGTTACGCTAAATTCTTTACCAACTTCTTCAAGCGTTCTTGCACGCCCGTCATCTAATCCAAATCGTAAGCGAAGTACTTTTTGTTCTCTTTCTGTCAACGTATCTAATACTTCGATTAATTGTTCTTTTAATAAAGTAAAGGCCGCTGCTTCTGCTGGCACCGGTATATCCTCATCAGGAATAAAGTCGCCTAAGTGGCTATCTTCCTCTTCACCAATAGGTGTTTCTAAAGAAACTGGTTCTTGCGAAATCTTCATAATCTCACGTACTTTAGAAACTGGCATATCCATGCGCTTTGCAATTTCCTCAGGTTGAGGATCTCGACCTAGTTCTTGCAATAGTTGTCTTGATACACGCATGAGTTTATTAATTGTTTCTACCATATGCACCGGAATACGAATAGTACGTGCTTGATCAGCAATAGCTCTTGTAATAGCTTGACGAATCCACCAAGTTGCATAAGTACTAAATTTAAAACCTTTTGTATAATCAAATTTTTCTACCGCTTTAATAAGACCTAAATTTCCTTCTTGAATAAGGTCTAAGAAAAGCATACCACGACCTACATAACGTTTTGCAATACTCACTACCAATCTTAAGTTGGCTTCTGCTAATTTCTTTTTAGCTTCTTGATCACCATCTTGCATTCTTTGTGCTAAGATAATTTCTTGTTCTGCTGAAAGGAGAGGGACTTTTCCGATTTCTTTAAGGTACATACGAACAGGGTCATCTATACTGATGCCATCAGGTAAGTTACTTAAATCAATATCAACATCATCTATTTCTGCGTCATTTAAATTGCCAATGACATCAATATTTTGTGCTTCTAGATATTCATATATTTGTTCTATTTTACTAGGTTCCAGATCCATGTCTGAAAATACATCGTTGATATCTTCTTGGTCAAGCATTCCTTTTTTGTCTTTTGCAATGTTTATAAGCTGGTCTAACTTTGCCTTAAAAGCTAGTTTCTGTTCTGCCACATCTTTCACTATTATCAATCCTTTCTCCTGTCTACTATTCTAACCATTTATATAATCAATATTCAATTTGTCAAGTTCCTTTTTTTGAAATAGTAGATTTTGTACTTCTTTTATATCTGTTGTTTGTTTTAAACGCTTTTCAATATACGTTTTATTAAGACGTTTGACATTTTCCGTCATCATCTTTTGTAAGATTTCCATATCCTCGTAACGCTGGTCTTTATAAATAAGTACATGAGAAATAATGTTTTGTTCATTTACTTCTGGATACTTAGTTGTAAAGTAATTTAAATCTACTTCATCTCCCATCTCTAAGTTCTCCATAATGGCCTTTGCTAGGTCATATAAGAGCTCCTCTTGAAACATCTCAGGTTTAATATATTTTAGAATATGCCTACCTAGCTGTGGATAATGATATAACGTAGCTAAAAAAATAACTTCATTATTAAAAAGTTGCTGTTTTTGCATCATTGAAGGCGGTTCTTTTGCTTTTTCCCTCACCCTTTTTAATATTTGCCCTTGGTGCTGGTTCATTTCTGCTTTAAAAGCTGCTTCATCTATTTGATATTTACTACAAATTTCTCCAATATATATGGCTTGTTCAATACTGCTACTTGATTCTGCCAAAATAGTGGCTATCTCTTGTAAAAACTTCACCTTTTCTTCTGGATTACTAAGCTGATACTTTTTTTCAACATGAAGTACTTGAAACCATATGTCTACAGGTGCTTCTTCTATAAGCTTCTTCATAGCTTCATAGCCATGAGTCTTTAAAAATTCATCGGGATCTTTTCCTTCTTTTAATTGAAGTACCTTGACCTTAATCCCTTCATTTCTTAAAATAGGAATAGCTCTTAAAGCTGCTTTTTGCCCTGCACCATCGCTATCATATAAAATGACTACCTCTTTAACATGACGCTTGATAAGCTTTGCATGCCCTGGTGTAAAAGCTGTTCCTAGGGACGCTATGGTTTGATTAAAGCCAGCTTGATGCATGGCAATAACATCCATATACCCCTCTACCAAGATAAAATATGAACTAGAAGATGTCTTGGCTAAATGAAGGCCATATAATACCCTACTTTTATTAAAAAGTAGGTTCTCCGGCGAGTTTAAATATTTAGGTAAGCTACCGTCTAAAACACGTCCACCAAAAGCAATGACTTTTTTGCTCAAATCAAAAATTGGGAAAATAATACGGTCAGCAAAACGATCATACGGCATCTGACTATTTTTACTACTTAAAAATAATCCAGACTCCAACAAAAGCTCATCTGAATAACCTTTTTGCTTTAAATATTCATAAAGCTCGTTAAATTGTGGTGAAGCATACCCTAAACCAAATTGCTTGATGGTTTCCAAGGATAAACCTCTATCCGTTAAATAAGTTAATGCACTTTTATGTTGTTCTTGTCTTAATTGATAATGGAAAAAACGAGCACTTTCTTTTAAAATTTCTAAAAGATGCTGCCTTTTTTTATTCTTTTCCACTTCTTCTTCAGATAAATAAGTTTCATCTAACTTAATATTTTCTCTTTCTGCCAAATACTTAATGGTTTCTATAAAAGTCATACTTTCTTTTTGCATAAGAAATGTAATGACATTTCCTCCTGCACCACAACCAAAACAATAATAAAGCTGTTTATCTTCACTTACAGAAAATGAAGGTGTCTTTTCACTATGAAAAGGACATAACCCTGTATAGGAGTGTCCTTTTTTAGTAAGTGCTGTGTATTCGGAGATAATAGAGACAATATCACTTTTTTCTCGTACTTCTTCAATTACATGCTCTGGATACCTCATCTATTCTCCTTCCTTTCTAAAGTTTAAGATTAGTAAATATTCCATGATTTTGGGAAAAACAAGTCCATATAAGCATGAATAGCAAATCGGTCCGTCATACCGGCAATGTAATCACATACTATTTGCTTTTCAGAATCCCCCATTTTAAGCCTTTCTATGTATGACATAGGTAACTTTTCTAAATCACTAATATAATACTCATATAGCTCTGTCACAATATGTTTCGCTTTATCTTCCTGCTCTTTAGCTGAAGAACCTATATAAACATTTTGAAAAAGGAATTGACGTAGTTTAGAAAATGCTTCTTTGATTTCTAAACTCATAGCTACTGTATTTTTTCCCGCACTTTCTTTAATAATGTCGGTAATTAAAGTACTAATTCTTTCACTTGATGTATTGCCTAAAATAGAAGTATATGCAATAGGCAAGTCTTCCTGCCTAAGTACCTTCCCTCTGAGCGCATCATCTATATCATGATTGATGTATGCAATTTTATCTGAAATTTGGACAACTTTACCTTCTAAGGTCGCTGGTTTACCACTGGTTGGGTGATTTAAAATACCATCTTTTACTTCAAAAGTCAAGTTCAGACCTTTTCCATTATTTTCTAACACTTCTACAACACGTAAGCTATGCTTATTATGCGAAAAGTCACCTCCAGTTAGTTTTTGTAAACTATGCTCCCCTGTATGTCCAAATGGCGTATGTCCTAAGTCATGCCCTAGTGCAATAGCCTCTGTTAGATCTTCATTTAATTTGAGTGCTCTTGCGATAGTTCTTGCGATTTGAGAAACTTCCAAGGTATGGGTAAGACGTGTGCGATAATGATCACCTTCTGGTGAAATAAACACCTGTGTCTTATGAGCTAATCGTCTAAAAGCTTTAGAATGCAAAATGCGATCGCGGTCTCTTTGAAAAAGCGTTCTAACCTCACACTCTTCTTCTAAGCGCTCTCTTCCTCTTGATAACATGCTTTTTGTCGCAAATTCACTAAGCTGCATACATTCAAACTTTTCTTGTTGCTCTCTGTAACACATTCTCATCACCCCATATACTTATTAAATACGACACTTTATACGTATTTCCTTTTTTTAAAATAATTTTTGTTAAAATCAAACAAAGACCCACCTGCTTCCAAGTACGCCTTTGTTTGGTTTTTATGGATTAATAAAGATTATATGAGGCACTTTCTTAAAAAGCAATACCTTTTACCACTTATTTAAATAAGTATATATCATTTCATAAACCTCATACCTATTCGTTTCATTAAGTGGTTCATGTCTAGCACCATCATATAATTTGAGTGTGATGTTTTTCACCCCATGCTGCTGATAAGTTTCAAATACCTTTTTAACACCCTTCCCATAATTACCTACGGGATCCTCTCTTCCTGATACCATAAGTATAGGAATCTTTTTGGGAAAGCATTGTATATTTTCTTTTGCTTGGATAAAACTCAAGGTAGATAATAAGGTTTCTATTCCATTAATTGTGAACAAAAAGGAACAAGCCGGGTCATTCCTATAGCACTGAACCTCTTTTTCATCTCGAGTAAGCCACTCTTTTCCTTTTTTATTTGTACTAAATCGTTTATTATAGCTTCCAAACATGACTTGTTCTAAAAAAACACTACGATGCTTTTCTCCATAAAACATTTTAACAACTTTTAAAATTAATTTCCCTAAGGCTAACTTCATAAAGGGTTGCATACCTGTTCCCATAATAATAGCTCCATCAACTTCTTTACCATAAGTCATTAAGTAGCGCCTAATCATAAAGGAACCCATGCTATGGCCTAAAACAAAATATTTCACTCCTGGATATTTAGATTTCATCTTTAACGTTAAAGCATGTAGGTCTTCTACTACTTTCTTGCTGCTATCTTCTTTAGCAAAATAACCCCATTCTTCTGAATTACTAACAGATTGACCATGCCCCATATGATCATTTCCCACTACCAAAAAACCTCTGCTAGCTAAAAAAACCGCAAATTCATCATAACGTTCAATATGCTCAATCATACCATGAGAAATTTGTAATATACCTTTAATAGGTTCTTTTTCTGGTTTCCATAGCTTGACATAAATTTGGTTTTTTCCATTAGCAGATGGAAAGGTGAATGTCTCTTTTGTCATTATCTAAAGACTCCTTTGTGTCATT
Coding sequences:
- a CDS encoding tRNA (adenine(22)-N(1))-methyltransferase, which produces MQLSTRLSALVQYVPQGSRVIDVGTDHAYIPIYLIKNNRAVSCLATDINAGPLKKAAHNIKQHHIHQIRLKQTNGLEGVCEEDGDVIMISGMGGYLIIDILERAKKLVSGIRKLILQPQQDIDEVRRYLHQIGFRIEDEDFVIDDDKYYTVIVAVPGNEHYAHTYEYVYGKCLIEKGLPVFKEWLVKKEEKLEEISAALQDKESESVVKRKQELAKELAMHREVMACLF
- the rpoD gene encoding RNA polymerase sigma factor RpoD; the encoded protein is MAEQKLAFKAKLDQLINIAKDKKGMLDQEDINDVFSDMDLEPSKIEQIYEYLEAQNIDVIGNLNDAEIDDVDIDLSNLPDGISIDDPVRMYLKEIGKVPLLSAEQEIILAQRMQDGDQEAKKKLAEANLRLVVSIAKRYVGRGMLFLDLIQEGNLGLIKAVEKFDYTKGFKFSTYATWWIRQAITRAIADQARTIRIPVHMVETINKLMRVSRQLLQELGRDPQPEEIAKRMDMPVSKVREIMKISQEPVSLETPIGEEEDSHLGDFIPDEDIPVPAEAAAFTLLKEQLIEVLDTLTEREQKVLRLRFGLDDGRARTLEEVGKEFSVTRERIRQIEAKALRKLRHPSRSKKLKDYLE
- the dnaG gene encoding DNA primase — translated: MRYPEHVIEEVREKSDIVSIISEYTALTKKGHSYTGLCPFHSEKTPSFSVSEDKQLYYCFGCGAGGNVITFLMQKESMTFIETIKYLAERENIKLDETYLSEEEVEKNKKRQHLLEILKESARFFHYQLRQEQHKSALTYLTDRGLSLETIKQFGLGYASPQFNELYEYLKQKGYSDELLLESGLFLSSKNSQMPYDRFADRIIFPIFDLSKKVIAFGGRVLDGSLPKYLNSPENLLFNKSRVLYGLHLAKTSSSSYFILVEGYMDVIAMHQAGFNQTIASLGTAFTPGHAKLIKRHVKEVVILYDSDGAGQKAALRAIPILRNEGIKVKVLQLKEGKDPDEFLKTHGYEAMKKLIEEAPVDIWFQVLHVEKKYQLSNPEEKVKFLQEIATILAESSSSIEQAIYIGEICSKYQIDEAAFKAEMNQHQGQILKRVREKAKEPPSMMQKQQLFNNEVIFLATLYHYPQLGRHILKYIKPEMFQEELLYDLAKAIMENLEMGDEVDLNYFTTKYPEVNEQNIISHVLIYKDQRYEDMEILQKMMTENVKRLNKTYIEKRLKQTTDIKEVQNLLFQKKELDKLNIDYING
- a CDS encoding deoxyguanosinetriphosphate triphosphohydrolase; amino-acid sequence: MCYREQQEKFECMQLSEFATKSMLSRGRERLEEECEVRTLFQRDRDRILHSKAFRRLAHKTQVFISPEGDHYRTRLTHTLEVSQIARTIARALKLNEDLTEAIALGHDLGHTPFGHTGEHSLQKLTGGDFSHNKHSLRVVEVLENNGKGLNLTFEVKDGILNHPTSGKPATLEGKVVQISDKIAYINHDIDDALRGKVLRQEDLPIAYTSILGNTSSERISTLITDIIKESAGKNTVAMSLEIKEAFSKLRQFLFQNVYIGSSAKEQEDKAKHIVTELYEYYISDLEKLPMSYIERLKMGDSEKQIVCDYIAGMTDRFAIHAYMDLFFPKSWNIY
- a CDS encoding alpha/beta fold hydrolase, encoding MTKETFTFPSANGKNQIYVKLWKPEKEPIKGILQISHGMIEHIERYDEFAVFLASRGFLVVGNDHMGHGQSVSNSEEWGYFAKEDSSKKVVEDLHALTLKMKSKYPGVKYFVLGHSMGSFMIRRYLMTYGKEVDGAIIMGTGMQPFMKLALGKLILKVVKMFYGEKHRSVFLEQVMFGSYNKRFSTNKKGKEWLTRDEKEVQCYRNDPACSFLFTINGIETLLSTLSFIQAKENIQCFPKKIPILMVSGREDPVGNYGKGVKKVFETYQQHGVKNITLKLYDGARHEPLNETNRYEVYEMIYTYLNKW